The genomic stretch GCTGACCAGCCACGCTGCGGCTCGATCGAGACAGTGGCTTTCGAGCCGCAGGGTCCTTCCTGGCCCCGCTGTATGCGGGGGGCGGAAGCGCGCAAGGTCGCTAGCGCCAGGCCGAAAAACAGGGTTGCGGTTTGCAGCCCGTTCCCCGCGCGATCAAATAGATAGCCCGCAAACCATACCGTGCCAGGTTTGCACTCACGGGCCGCATGGTTTGCACCCACTCCCAGATCCGGATGGCCAGATGACGCTCCCCTGGATGGCGGCGAAGATCCTGCTGCGTCCGGTGGCGGAGCTGCGCCCGCATGCCGGCAACGCCCGCGTGCACAGCGCCGCGCAGCTGGAGCAGATCAAGGCCAGCATGCTGGCCTTCGGATTCACCAACCCGCTGCTGGTGGATGAGGACGGCGTGCTGATCGCCGGCCACGGGCGGCTTGAGGCGGCGTCCGCGCTCGGCATGGCCAAGGTGCCGGTGATCGTTTTGCGGCATCTGTCCGCCGCGCAGAAGGAGGCCCTGCGGCTCGCTGACAATCGCATCGCGGAGAACGCCACCTGGGACCAGGCGCTGCTGCGCGATGCGCTGGCCGCGGTGCAGGCGGCGCCGGACCTCGACCTGACGGCACTCGGCTTCTCGGCCGCGGAGCTCGACGACATCCTCGCGGCGGCTGGAGAGGCCGTGTCCGACGGCGACGCGCCCGAGGCTCTGTCCGCGGATCCCGCCGAGGGGGGCGGTGCGGCAGGCGCGGCGGTCACCGGGGAGGAAACGGCGGAGGACCCCGCCGATGCCGATCCGGTTCCGCCGCGCCAGGCCGTCACCCGCCCCGGCGATCTCTGGCTGCTCGGCGAGCACCGCCTGCTCTGCGGCGACAGCACCGACGCCGCCACCGTGGCGCGCGTGGTGGGCGATGATCGCGCCGTGCTGCTGTTCACCAGCCCGCCCTACGGGAACCAGCGCGACTACTCGACCGGCGGCGGCACGGATTGGGACGCCCTGATGCAGGGCGTGTTCCAGCACCTCGACGCCGCCATGCGGCCCGATGGTCAGGTGCTGGTGAACCTCGGCCTGATCCATCGCGACAGCGAATGGATCCCGTATCGGGCCGGCTGGCTCGACTGGATGCGCGCCCGCGGTTGGCGTCGCTTCGGGCTTTACACCTGGGACCAGGGGCCCGGCCTACCGGGCGACTGGAACGGGCGCCTCGCGCCGGCCTTTGAGTTCGTCTTCCACTTCAATCGCCAGGCCCGGCAGGCAAACAAGATCGTCCCCTGCAAATGGGCCGGCACGCCGAACAAGGGCAGCGGGCTGCGGGCGGCCGATGGAACCATTTCGGAGTACCAGCACGCCGGCCTGCCGGTGCAGGACTTCCGGATCCCCGACAACGTGCTGCGCCTCACGCGCCACAAGGGGCGCGGCATCGAGACCGAGCATCCCGCGGTGTTCCCCGTCGCGCTGCCTGACTTCCTGATGCGCGCCTACACGGACGAGGGCGACGTGGTGTTTGAGCCCTTCGGCGGCTCCGGCACCACCATCCTCGCCGCTCAGCGGACTGGCCGTCAGGTCCGCGCGATCGAGCTGGCACCCGCCTATGTCGACCTGGCCGTGGCGCGGTGGCGGATGCTGCATCCCGATCTGCCGGTGACGCTGGCCGATGACGGTCGCGACTACGACGCCGTGGCCGCGGCGAGGCAGGAGGTCACCGCCAGTGCAGCCTGATCTCATCGTTTCCGCTCTGCCTGTCGCGTCCCTCGTGCCCTATGCCGAGAACGCGCGCACGCATTCGCCGACGCAGGTGACGCAGATCGCGGCGTCCATTGCCGAGTTCGGCTT from Sediminicoccus sp. KRV36 encodes the following:
- a CDS encoding DNA methyltransferase: MTLPWMAAKILLRPVAELRPHAGNARVHSAAQLEQIKASMLAFGFTNPLLVDEDGVLIAGHGRLEAASALGMAKVPVIVLRHLSAAQKEALRLADNRIAENATWDQALLRDALAAVQAAPDLDLTALGFSAAELDDILAAAGEAVSDGDAPEALSADPAEGGGAAGAAVTGEETAEDPADADPVPPRQAVTRPGDLWLLGEHRLLCGDSTDAATVARVVGDDRAVLLFTSPPYGNQRDYSTGGGTDWDALMQGVFQHLDAAMRPDGQVLVNLGLIHRDSEWIPYRAGWLDWMRARGWRRFGLYTWDQGPGLPGDWNGRLAPAFEFVFHFNRQARQANKIVPCKWAGTPNKGSGLRAADGTISEYQHAGLPVQDFRIPDNVLRLTRHKGRGIETEHPAVFPVALPDFLMRAYTDEGDVVFEPFGGSGTTILAAQRTGRQVRAIELAPAYVDLAVARWRMLHPDLPVTLADDGRDYDAVAAARQEVTASAA